One Triticum dicoccoides isolate Atlit2015 ecotype Zavitan chromosome 3B, WEW_v2.0, whole genome shotgun sequence genomic window, TGTGTGGGAGGGGTCTTGGAGAAATGAGTTGAGGATTTGCGCGGAATCTCAGGAACTCCCTGCTTGTTGGCTCGTTGCAAATTTTTTGTTACGTGATTCCCTCTATGTGGCCAACTCCCCGATCTCCTAAAAATAGAAATAAATGAGCGAACCGGTGGAGTAAACTTTTCTTAAGGATTTGTACTTCACTAAATTTTGATCGGGCCTAGCCGAACTACTAAATATAACGGAGTAAAAAGTAAATCTTCATAAGTTCAACATAGATCCGATTTAAACAACCAAAATTCAACACATAATGTACATAATAATTCCATTTAAACCTAAACATGAACATGGAACTTAAAACTAAACATAAATTTAAACCAAAACTaaacatcatcgtcatcgtcacccTCGTAGAGGGCGAGCCAATCCGCCCGCGACATCCCACCGCCCATGGGGCCCGGGCTTGTGCCGTCGTCGTCGGAGTCTAGGAAGATGAActcctcctcatccttgccgccgTCGTCATTGCCATGCTCCTTGTCGTCGGAGAGGACGATGACCTCCCCGTCAACTACGCGCTCCAAGAAGATCGACCGCTCCGCCTCCACAAGCTCAGGGCACTGGCGGCGGAGGTCCACCATGTACTCCTCGTCGGTGGCCTCCGCCGCGATGAGCTCGCCTCCCGGTCCTTTCTAGCCGTCGCCACTCTCACCACCCTTGGCGGCGGCAGGGTGAGGTTGACGGGCATCGTCCCCCACGGGAAGTTGAGGCGCGGCGCCGCGCCGTGCAACCGGACCTGctacaggtcatagatctgggtatAAGAAAAACACAGGAGCAAACATTTAGATGATCTGTGCCTTGCCTACCGTACGCGGAGACGTGCCCGCAGATATTTGGTCCCTTGATCTGCGTTGGAGTTGGACTTACGCTGCAGCACCTGCATGCTTAATTGCTGGTCTTGTAGGACCCCCACAGGCCACAGCTCTCGAGATATGTGGCTATTTTTGGGAGCTTTGTTTTGTCTTCGTTGCTGTTGTTTTCCCTGTTTTGTTCCATTTGTTGCTGTGCTGCTTTCCTAGTTTTCTGAAAGAGAGTGATGCCGTGCAGTGAAGCTTGCTAGTTGCTACCCTCGAAGCCACGTTTGCGATGAGTTGATGGCAGTGCTACGCCACAACTGCTGCTGGATTATTCCGTGTTTTGTCGAGAACAATTGGACTCACTAATGCTATTGCATTAATGATCGCCCATACGCATAACAACATTCTGGTATAATCATTAGGCATGTTGACATATTATTAGAGATAACACAGGGAGAGCAAAGTACGCGAGCCGAATGACTTCAGAACAACACGAGTGATGATGCCCAAACCTAACAAAGAGAAATCCTACAAAAGAGTACCATCAAGTGGGCCAGTTATTGGTTGGATGTGCATAAGAGTTCATCAGTTATCAGATAACCTTCTAACTGCGGCGTCCAAATTACAACACAACTATTCGATGCCCCAAGCATGAACTTCTCCAGGTGGGCACTTCGAAAACAAACCAACTTTATTGCACTTTCCTGGCTTCTGCCGGGGGCTTCCAAAGACCAAGGCGGTACTTGTGAGCAAAACTCAAAATCAACTTCCTCTGCACCATGGCAAAGAAACCGAATTAGTAAATTAATTCAAGCATAATTTAATCATAAGTTAACCGTCTGGAAACGAAAGGAAATTAAACAGAAGAACCATATCACAGTAAATGTTGATGATGGCAAATAGCGGCTAGCGAGCTGTGAGCTATCTTTAGAATTTGTGTGGATCGGCAACCTGGATATGTCGAACATCTGAAATGCTTCTCATGCACTCGTTTGGCTCCTGTTATTTAGAACACCGCTCACGGTATTTTACAAGCAATTGGAACATCCACCAAATGTTACCACACATTTACAAGCTACCTGTTAGTATGCTGGCCATTAATTGACAGAAGAAATTACTTCAATGCGTTCAcattcagaaattatagatactgtACATCTATCAAAATTTACAGCTTCAATGCAGTTATTGAACTGCAAATGCATTCAACTCAAAAATTTCCAAGTCCAAATCAGATTTCAACATATGCCAGCCTCCTCCTACGCCGGACCGCCACGGCACTGCCACATGCCTTGGCCAGCCCACCATATGGCACAACAGACATATTGTGGGTGTCAAGTCCTCCAACCAAGACTCCACTGCCGTCCAAGCTTTGTCCGTTGGTGCTGCTATTTCATGTTCACTATAGTAACTAGGGGAAACAAACAAGtacaaagttgctacctgaatgttGGTGCACTGGAATCTCCTTTCCTGGTTACCCTTTTTATACCTACAAATTCCATTCTAACAGATTATCGGGGATTCATGGAGCATGTTCGATAAATATGTTGGAACTTCTCTGTATTGGCGTGAATAACCCATATGTTAAAATAATGCCAGTTGTACTCCTGGTCCGGCAACAGCTCTGGTTGTATGCTTGGATACAAAATGTCGTCTAGATAACATGTACATTGTCTAAGGGTTTATTTGTACAGATTCAGGGAGTTTCCGCAGTTCTTGCTATGTGGAGCCTGCAATTTTTATTTAATTCCAACGTAATTATGAATTAAGTTCTTGATCAGAACCATTCGATTCATTTATACTGATAGATGTAGTATGAACATTTTTTTAGATATGATTCTTATTTTCTCAACAGATTAGACTCATTGAGCCATTCTGCAGCTTAAGAATAATAATACACAAAGAAACTAGTTTGGTTTCCTCATCTTAGCCTATCAGGTTTCTACTCCTAAAGATGTTCACAGAATTTCTTTATATACTTGTTTCATGTTATGGCACAATGTGCTCAGCTAGATCGATAACATTTTTGTTTCCATTCAAACTTTTGCGTACGGTTGATTTAACATTCTATACTTGGCAAATATTTATGCTTACATATTTATTGTTGTAATCAGCGTGTGGACGAACATATCAACTAGGAGGCTTACCATTTCTCATAGCTTTGGAAGCAAACTGGACCTCACTAAATAGAGCTGGGATGTTTCTATTAGATGTCTGGTTTAGTAAAATGCTATCTAAAGCTGAATGCGACATTCAGATTAATTTCGTTCAGTTTACTTGTGCATTTCCTACAATTATAACACTTATGCAGTGTCGTCTTTTAATCACCTTTTTATCAGTCACTAAGAGTATTGACATTGCAGTCCCAAAGATTTTTCCTAATTTTGTGGCAATTGCTCATAAATGCTGGTTATTAGGACATCGCTATACGATATGTCAGGGACTTCTGTTACGATAACTTTGATTTTAAACCCCGGAGAGGTCTTACCTGGTGGAAACGTCGTCCTAGGACCCATCACATGCTAATGAGTTCTACACAGGTATAACACTGAGTCAACAATGTGATGTCTGAGCCCCGGTTTACTCTGGTATTTGTATGCTATCCTAAATCATGCTATTGAACATCTTAATTGGTTCTTTCTGGATACGTGTGTGCCAATTTATATGCAATCCTATGCCTAGAACATTAGACGGATCAAGATATTTTGAACAAAATTGCCAGACTTCCTCAAATTACTTCATCAAGAAGGGTGGGGCCTTTGTGTTCGTGCACATTAACCATCTATACCAAACTAACCCGATGGCTCTTATCCAAGCATCACAACATTGGAGAACAAAACCTAACCAAACTATACATTTACACAACGAAATGCCCGAAGAAACCGGGCGTAGCCAGCAAAACCACATCAAGCCTTCTGTGAAATAACAAAGGACACACCAACTAAATCAAAGGAATGTCCTGAGCAGGGAGGAGACTAACATGCTTGCAGGGGACGCCGAGCTTCTTGAGCCGTAGCGTGCGGGTCTCGAGCAGCCTCTGGAGATCACCTCCTACGGCCTCCTCCAGCTTCGCGGCATGCGTCTCCACCCCCTTCCCGACCGCATTCAAGAACTCCACCACGCCTACCTTGGCTGCGCACAGGAATCCCAATCCACTTCACCACGACGAACGGCGAAGAAAGAACCACGAAATTTACGGATCAGGAGgaaagaaactaagcgggtgtaCCTTGGTAGGGCTGGGCGTAGAAGGATCTAGCCGGAGCTCCGGCGCcggggtggaggaggaggcggcgcacaTTAGACGCACAGGCCAAGGCCGCCATAGGGGAGACTGAGGGCTgggtctttttttctttttctttacaaTCTACTGAGGGGTGGATCTTTTTTTGAGGGAAGAGGGGTGGATCCTAGTCCACGCGTATCGCGCTGGATACTCCTCCAGCGCTTGCAACTGCGGATTAGGCCGCCCGGCCCAGTTATGCGGTTTTCTTCCACCAGTTTCGGAAAGGTTCTAGAACCGATTTCAGGGAACCTTTCCCGGTCGTTTTCTTCTTCTGTTTTTTCATAAGGTTTTATACTGATTAATTTATGGGAAACCTTTGGAATCGGCAAGCCGGCCGAAATTCGGCCGGTCGCCTCGCTCGCTTACGCAGGTGGCCGGGTGCACCCTCACGTCACTCTGGGCCCACGCGCACcgcttgtttttttttcttcttcttatccatCTCGACGCAGCAGAGCCACTTGTTTCACCCATCTCTTTCCTTCCAATTCCCCTCACTCCCAACTCCCAGCCATGGTCAATCTTCCCCGGCGAGCGACAATTTCCTGATGCGGTGCTCGTGCGGCTCCTTCCTTCCCATGGCTACTGCGCTCGCGTGGCTCCTCCCTCTCACGGATTTGATGGGGCAGTCCTACACCTGGGACAGCGGAGGCCATGGGCGGTGCGGTGAGCAGTAGCTGCTCGACGATGGAGACGACACATCCCGGTGCTACAATCGGTTAAtaattttgctggaaccggctgGGCAAAAGGCTGCAACCATCTGTTGTCGCGGTTGAGACGGCAACACACACGACGACGGTGGCTTAGGATTGCAGCATCGGAGCCCGCCATCGGTTGCAGCATCGGCGGCGCACACAAACCGTCCATGCGTGTTACAACGGCGGCCGTCAATTTTTTCTGtgcttcaaccgggcgttgaaaagGCTTCAACTGACCATCTAAAAAGCTACGGCTTCCGATGGGGACGCGATGGTGCTTGAACCGCGGCAGCGGGATACTGAACAAGTAGTGTTTTTTGCTACAAGGACAGtaattttttgctggaaccggtgatCATTTTTTGTTGCGCCCGGCTgtgttttttgctggaaccgatTTGTAGTTTTGCTGGAATCGATGATttattttgctggaaccagcaaaCGGGGTGATGACATGACTGGAGTGTTGTTTTTTGTTGGGATCGACGGTGGTTTTTGCTGTGTCCGGTGGCGTTTTTTTGCTAGAATCGTCGTTTCTCTTTGCTGGAACCAGCAAATGGGGTGATGGGATGCTGGGGGTGGCACACATGGCGACCTTCAACCGGCGACGCTCGACGAGGATGCGAGACGCAAGGCCCGGCGGCATCGATGCTGCAACCATCGATGGGCGGGGGTGCCTTCGACGCTCGACGAGGATGCGAGACGCAAGGAACCAGTGGAGCATCGATGTGGCGAAGCTGCATCAAGCGACATAATTTGCTCCATCAGGCAtcgatttttgctggaaccggcaacaGTGTGGGACGGCCACACGACGCCACCAGAGTTGCTACTGCGGCAACGGCGGCCGATGTTGTCATGACCAGGCCGGCGACTCTATGACGACCACGGGATGACGGCGTCGCCGAGCTGCATCGAACGCAGCAGGGCTGCTAGCGACGATGATGGCCTATTGAAGGACGCAACAAGGCTGCTGGTGATGACGACCTGCTGGCGGTGACTGCGTCCACACGATGCTCGGAACGACGGCCATGGCGACGAGCGCGGGTCGCGCCGTTCACCAGCAAGCGCAGGCGGCAATGAGCACAGAGTCTACCGTGAACACAAGTTGCTGGTCAACGCGAGATGGAAAAGAGTTGCGTGAAAAATCAACGGCTGGAGGTTGCCTCATCCAACGGCCAGGCTGCGACCGACCGAGTGTTTGGGCCAGCGCGCCGGCGCAGATtactcccctttatttatttattttattgtatTTAGATTTTTTTGAACCGTGCATAACTCCTTTCCATTACTGCAACATAACGGAAATACATCAGTCCAAAGAAAGGAGGAAAAGGGAAGAGCGAGTTCAAGCATCGCCGGAAAACCCACTGTGAGCACTCGCCATCGAGATTACCCACCGTAGGACAAAAACTCGACGACACCATATCTCAGTAGCTAAATCCAGGACCAACAGGCCCTACCGCACATAAACCGCTCACACATGAGCCACAAAAGACCAGACCCGCGCAGGGGGAGAAACATAACAAATGAAGCTAGCATCTAAAATAGCACGGGCCCGTCGAGCGAAGAGTCTGCCTCAGCGCGCCACTCCTTCATGACTTGTCGCACAGATTCTCATCATCATCGATGCGTTCTCCTTCAGCATATTTGCCCCATCCCTCATGGTCGCATCATCTTCTTGCTTCAGCAGCCCTGCCCAGTGACATAGTAAAGCACAAGCAGAAAAGATGCGTTCAAGTGGATTCTTAAGAGGTTTGAATTCAAAGGTACCTCTATTGCGACAAGACCATATCGCCCAGCATACAGCTACAATCCCTGTTGTGTAAAACTCTTCTCCACGGGGAAAAAGGTAAAACACCACCCATAGGCTTGCCAAATGCTATCAGGGCACAATGCGGTGCCGAACATGCATGCAACAGTTCTCCAGGTCACTCTAGCAACTGGGCAAATAAAAGACAAGTGTTGTGAGGTCTCCCGCCTCCCACAAAAGGAATACTTAGGATTCTGAaaacacaagtgctccctaggtggttttgataattaatgacaacatatctcttgttggactaacacttttatctagtatgtttcggataagttcaacaatggagtggcatggactaaaggatgtgggaactccttcaagatgctaaggacaaaggattggctcaagcttcaagctcaagacacttcattttacattttagtgatccaagatcacattgagtctataggaaaagccaatactatcaaggaggaatgaggtgttgcttaatgagcctcttgcttcaaagtgcttcgtgatatgctccaaataccctcaactactttcccacttccacacatatgtcctaaacctaaattcaaactcggccccactga contains:
- the LOC119275470 gene encoding uncharacterized protein LOC119275470, with translation MAALACASNVRRLLLHPGAGAPARSFYAQPYQAKVGVVEFLNAVGKGVETHAAKLEEAVGGDLQRLLETRTLRLKKLGVPCKHRKLILSFAHKYRLGLWKPPAEARKVQ